The genomic stretch TCACCTTGTCCCACGCCGCGACGAAGTCGTGCACGAACTTCGTGTGCCCATCCTGGCAGGCGTAGACCTCTGCCAGCGCGCGGAGTACAGAGCTGGAGCCAAAGACAAGGTCGACCCGCGTGCCTGTCCACTTCACCTTACCAGTCTTCCGATCCCGGCCCTCGAACACGCCGGCGTCCGGCGAGACTTCTTTCCATGCCGTGCCCATGTCCAGCAGATGTACAAAGAAGTCGTTCGTCAGCACGCCCGGCCGGTTGGTGAACACGCCGTGTTTGGCTCCGCCGGCGTTGGCGCCCAGCACCCGCAGGCCCCCCACGAGCACCGTCATCTGGGGCGCGGTGAGGGTCAGAAGCTGCGCTTTGTCGATCAACAGCGTTTCGGCCGGCACGGTGTAACGGCCTTTGAGGTAATTGCGGAAGCCGTCCGCGACAGGCTCGAGCACCTCGAAGGACGCCGCGTCGGTCTGTTCTTCAAGCGCGTCCATCCGGCCCGGGGTGAACGGCACCGTTACCGCCACGCCGGCATGTTTCGCGGCCTGTTCGACGCCGGCGCAGCCGCCGAGCACGATCAGGTCGGCCAGCGAAACCTTCTTCCCGCCGGCTGCCGAGGCGTTAAACGTGCTCAGGACACCTTCCAGCGTCGTGAGCACCCTGGAAAGTTGCTTCGGGTTGTTGACTTCCCAGTCTTTCTGCGGGGCCAGGCGGATCCGGGCGCCGTTCGCGCCGCCGCGTTTGTCGGAACCGCGGAAGGTGGAAGCGGACGCCCAGGCCGTCGAGACCAACTCGGAAACGGAGAGGCCGCTCGCCAGGAGCTGGCTCTTCAGCACGGCGACGTCCTTCGCTTCGATCAGCGGATGGTTGACCGCCGGGATCGGGTCCTGCCAGATAAGTTCTTCCGCCGGCACTTCCGGACCCAGGTACCGCGCGCGCGGCCCCATGTCGCGGTGGGTCAGCTTGAACCAGGCGCGGGCAAACGCGTCGGCGAATGCGTCCGGGTTCTCCATGAAACGACGGGAGATCTTTTCGTAGATCGGGTCGAACCGCAGAGCGAGGTCGGTGGTGAGCATCGCCGGCGCGATCCGTTTGGACGGATCGTGCGCGTGTGGCACCGTGCCGGCGCCCATGCCGTATTTCGGCGTCCACTGGTGCGCGCCGGCGGGGCTCTTGGTCAACTCCCACTCGAAGCTGAACAGGTTCCAGAAGAAGTTATTACTCCACTTCGTGGGCGTGGTAGTCCAGGTGACCTCCAGGCCGCTTGTGATCGAGTCGCCACCGATGCCCGAGCCGAAGCGGCTCCGCCAGCCGAGGCCCTGCTCTTCGATGCCGGCCGCCTCGGAGTCTGCCCCCACGTGAGTCGCCGGGGCAGCGCCGTGGGTTTTGCCGAAGGTGTGGCCGCCGGCGATGAGCGCTACCGTCTCTTCGTCGTTCATGGCCATGCGTGCGAAGGTCTCGCGGATGTCGCGCGCGGCGGCGAGGGGGTCCGGGGTGCCATTCGGGCCCTCGGGGTTGACGTAGATGAGGCCCATCTGGACGGCCGCGAGTGGGTTTTCGAGGTCACGATCGCCGGAGTAGCGTTTGTCCTCCAACCAGACCTTTTCGGCGCCCCAGTAGACGTCCTGATCCGGCTCCCACACGTCTGCCCGCCCGCCGGCGAAGCCGAACGTGTTGAAGCCCATGGTTTCGAGGGCGACGTTGCCGGCGAGGATCATGAGATCCGCCCAGGAGATCTTCTTCCCGTATTTCTGTTTGATCGGCCAGAGGAGGCGGCGCGCCTTGTCGAGGCTGACGTTGTCCGGCCAGCTATTGAGCGGCGCGAACCGCTGCTGTCCCCGGCCGCCGCCGCCACGGCCGTCGCCCGTGCGGTAGGTGCCGGCGCTGTGCCAGGCCATGCGGATGAAGAGCGGACCGTAGTGCCCGAAGTCGGCCGGCCACCAGTCCTGCGAGTCGGTCATCAGCGCCGCAAGGTCCTGCTTGACGGCGGCGAGGTCGAGGGATTTAAAGGCGTCAGCGTAGTTAAAATCCTCGCCCATCGGGTTGGACTTTTCGGAGTGCTGGGTCAGGAGGTCGAGATTGAGCTGGTTCGGCCACCAGTCGCGGTTGGAGGGGCCGCCGGCTGCGTGGTTAACGGGGCATTTTGCTTCCATGGTACGAGGACTCTGTATGTCGCTGAGGGGTTAAACAATGCGGTGCGTTTCGATACGCCCGACGCGCCGGCGCACAGATACGGCTCGATCGGGGCGACGTTCCAGGCCGGAAGGGCTCGGCGGCGGATTGCCGGAAAGGCCTTGCAGGATGGATAGGCTGGGCCTTACAAGAGCGCCGGCGCCTTGCGCATTGGATACGGGGACATCGATATTATCCCCAAAAAGCCCATGAACATCATCCTCTTCGGAGCCACCGGCATGGTGGGCCAGGGCGTGTTGCAGGAGTGCCTGCGCGCCGACGATGTCGAGCGCGTGCTCACCGTTGGCCGACAGGCAACGGGGCAATCACACCCCAAGCTACAGGAACTGGTCCACGCGGATTTGCTGGACCTCTCGCCCGTGGCCTCCCGGCTCGAAGGCTTCGACGCGTGTTTCTTCTGCCTGGGCGCCTCGGTGCTGGGCCTTGACGAGGCCGGGTACATGCGCATCAACCACGACATGCCGGTGCATGCCGGCGCGCTGCTCTCCCGGCTCAACCCGGGGATGACCTTCATCTACGTCTCCGGCCAGGGCACCGGCAACGCCTCGGCCATGTGGAGCCGCGTGAAAGGGAAGACGGAGCAAGACCTGCTGGCGATGCCCTTCAAAGCCGCCTACATGTTCCGGCCCGGCATCATCCAGCCGGTGGACGGGGTGCGCTCGAAAACAGCGTGGTACAACGCGCTGTATGTCGTGTTTGCACCGGTGGTCTGGCTGGCGCGACGGATCGTTCCGGGGTACATCCTGAACACGAAAGAAGTCGGGCAGGCGATGTTGGTGGCCGTGCGGACCGGGGCTCCGAAGACCATCCTGGAGCCGCCGGACATCAAGGCGCTTCGCCGGGCTCCGTCAGTAACTGGCGAGAGCTAGCTGGCCACCTGACGCAC from Rhodothermales bacterium encodes the following:
- a CDS encoding NAD-dependent epimerase/dehydratase family protein; protein product: MNIILFGATGMVGQGVLQECLRADDVERVLTVGRQATGQSHPKLQELVHADLLDLSPVASRLEGFDACFFCLGASVLGLDEAGYMRINHDMPVHAGALLSRLNPGMTFIYVSGQGTGNASAMWSRVKGKTEQDLLAMPFKAAYMFRPGIIQPVDGVRSKTAWYNALYVVFAPVVWLARRIVPGYILNTKEVGQAMLVAVRTGAPKTILEPPDIKALRRAPSVTGES
- the katG gene encoding catalase/peroxidase HPI; the encoded protein is MEAKCPVNHAAGGPSNRDWWPNQLNLDLLTQHSEKSNPMGEDFNYADAFKSLDLAAVKQDLAALMTDSQDWWPADFGHYGPLFIRMAWHSAGTYRTGDGRGGGGRGQQRFAPLNSWPDNVSLDKARRLLWPIKQKYGKKISWADLMILAGNVALETMGFNTFGFAGGRADVWEPDQDVYWGAEKVWLEDKRYSGDRDLENPLAAVQMGLIYVNPEGPNGTPDPLAAARDIRETFARMAMNDEETVALIAGGHTFGKTHGAAPATHVGADSEAAGIEEQGLGWRSRFGSGIGGDSITSGLEVTWTTTPTKWSNNFFWNLFSFEWELTKSPAGAHQWTPKYGMGAGTVPHAHDPSKRIAPAMLTTDLALRFDPIYEKISRRFMENPDAFADAFARAWFKLTHRDMGPRARYLGPEVPAEELIWQDPIPAVNHPLIEAKDVAVLKSQLLASGLSVSELVSTAWASASTFRGSDKRGGANGARIRLAPQKDWEVNNPKQLSRVLTTLEGVLSTFNASAAGGKKVSLADLIVLGGCAGVEQAAKHAGVAVTVPFTPGRMDALEEQTDAASFEVLEPVADGFRNYLKGRYTVPAETLLIDKAQLLTLTAPQMTVLVGGLRVLGANAGGAKHGVFTNRPGVLTNDFFVHLLDMGTAWKEVSPDAGVFEGRDRKTGKVKWTGTRVDLVFGSSSVLRALAEVYACQDGHTKFVHDFVAAWDKVMNLDRFDVA